A region of Mammaliicoccus sp. Dog046 DNA encodes the following proteins:
- a CDS encoding prepilin peptidase produces the protein MVTYFILGSVFASFMYQLTSMDKINLKAIFNRSKCQSCHKRLHIIDLIPIISFICLKGKCRFCKCMIPRDLFYVELCLAVLFVLPFLLHISVNLTLYYYLIFFLIPLSIYDIFNWIIPNHMLMIMIFTMVIIFDVQNLNITYSWLMIVVLHLIYFLSKGGIGYGDIKLFSILSVLLSVNQFLFTFMLSFMTSGIFVLFYVLITKRQITKVPLVPFITIAMLIVLFFNQQFEQYFLGGHYGY, from the coding sequence ATGGTTACATATTTTATATTAGGTTCAGTATTCGCTAGCTTTATGTATCAGTTAACAAGTATGGATAAAATTAATTTAAAAGCAATTTTTAATCGCTCAAAATGTCAGAGTTGTCATAAGAGATTACATATTATTGATTTAATACCAATCATAAGTTTTATATGTTTAAAGGGGAAATGTCGGTTCTGTAAATGTATGATTCCAAGAGACTTATTTTATGTTGAGTTATGTTTGGCAGTGTTATTTGTCCTTCCTTTTTTATTACATATAAGCGTTAATCTTACTTTATATTATTATTTAATTTTCTTTCTTATTCCTTTATCTATCTATGATATTTTCAATTGGATCATACCCAATCATATGTTAATGATTATGATATTTACTATGGTGATTATTTTTGATGTTCAAAACCTTAATATTACATATAGTTGGTTGATGATTGTGGTCTTACATTTGATATATTTTTTATCCAAAGGCGGTATCGGCTATGGAGATATTAAATTATTTTCAATTTTAAGTGTTTTATTATCAGTAAATCAATTTTTGTTTACTTTTATGCTTTCATTTATGACTTCAGGAATATTTGTCCTATTTTATGTGTTAATTACTAAAAGACAAATAACGAAAGTCCCGCTTGTACCTTTTATAACGATTGCGATGTTGATCGTATTATTCTTTAATCAACAATTTGAACAATATTTTCTAGGAGGCCATTATGGGTATTAA
- the radC gene encoding RadC family protein, translated as MGIKIKDLQHEDKPRERLKSYGADKLTNRELLAIIINSGSKACSSLACANQVLNLVENTRELRYLTMSELLTVKGIGESKAITILAVIELAKRMHSNTVLDRIEINEPKDVANYLMEKLRYLKQEHFVALFLNSKNQIIHEQSIFIGSLNMAVVHPRDLLREAVKHSAASIVIAHNHPSGDPTPSIEDIKTTKRMLYCCDLMGIDLLDHIIIGDGQFTSLFECEDMMSDEI; from the coding sequence ATGGGTATTAAAATTAAAGATTTACAACACGAAGATAAGCCAAGAGAGAGATTAAAATCTTACGGCGCAGATAAATTAACGAATAGAGAATTATTGGCTATTATTATTAATTCAGGAAGTAAAGCCTGTTCGAGTTTAGCTTGTGCAAATCAAGTGTTAAATTTAGTTGAAAATACGAGAGAATTAAGATATTTAACAATGTCAGAGTTATTAACAGTAAAAGGTATTGGTGAATCAAAGGCGATTACGATATTAGCCGTTATTGAGTTAGCTAAACGTATGCATAGTAATACGGTATTAGATAGAATAGAAATAAATGAACCTAAGGATGTTGCAAATTATTTAATGGAGAAGTTAAGGTATTTAAAACAAGAACACTTTGTAGCATTATTTTTAAACTCTAAGAATCAAATTATCCATGAACAATCCATATTTATCGGTTCATTAAATATGGCAGTTGTTCATCCAAGAGATTTACTTAGAGAAGCGGTAAAACATTCTGCGGCATCTATTGTCATTGCACATAATCATCCGAGTGGAGATCCGACGCCATCAATTGAAGATATAAAAACAACGAAACGAATGTTGTATTGCTGTGATTTAATGGGAATAGATTTACTTGATCATATCATTATAGGAGATGGGCAGTTTACAAGTTTATTTGAATGTGAAGATATGATGTCTGATGAGATATAA
- a CDS encoding ABC transporter ATP-binding protein — protein sequence MFQALKKLIWFFKLHWKRYTIAVVLLLIANVVEVIPPWLVGQAIDKISDQSLNERILYLLIITFLIVIIVAYIVNYIWRTLIFSGSQILESLMRRKLMQKFLAMSPTFFEKNRTGDLMAKSTNDLNQIRMTAGIGILTLIDSTTFMATIIATMMVTVSWKLTLLALIPLPLLAILEIELGKRIHKRYLISQQSFGDMNDSVLESIEGVRVARAYVQEDKLNNDFKEMTESVVEKFMSVERMDAFFQPITIIITAMSQVIGIGYGAYLVNTGEMTIGGLISFTVYLNMLVWPMFSVGILINIMQRGNASIDRVNETLNEVETVVDVEDKSIPSHEIGMNEVVFKYPSSETVNLNNINIYLDKGETLGIVGATGSGKTTLIKQILKEYPTGEGEIILGDTNINLISKNDLRALIGYVSQENILFSRTIKENIKFGKVDATDAEINEAIKLAHFDKDIARLPKGLDTLVGEKGIAISGGQKQRIAIARALIKNPKILILDDALSAVDAKTEKQIIENIQAFRQGKTTIISTHRLSGVKHANEIVVMDHGEIIEQGTHEDLLNSKGWYKSQFERQRLKEVYNQ from the coding sequence ATGTTTCAAGCATTAAAAAAGTTAATATGGTTTTTTAAATTACATTGGAAGAGATATACCATTGCGGTAGTTTTATTATTAATCGCAAATGTCGTGGAGGTTATACCACCATGGCTTGTAGGACAAGCAATCGATAAAATAAGTGATCAATCTTTAAATGAACGTATACTTTATTTGCTGATCATTACATTTTTAATAGTGATCATTGTAGCTTATATCGTGAATTATATATGGAGAACACTTATATTTTCAGGTTCACAAATATTAGAGTCATTGATGAGAAGAAAGTTGATGCAGAAATTTTTAGCGATGAGTCCTACATTCTTCGAGAAAAATAGAACCGGAGATTTGATGGCAAAGTCAACGAATGACTTAAACCAAATTAGAATGACAGCAGGCATAGGTATATTAACATTGATTGATTCAACAACGTTTATGGCGACTATTATTGCCACGATGATGGTGACAGTTTCATGGAAATTAACATTACTCGCATTAATTCCACTTCCACTATTAGCAATTTTAGAAATTGAATTAGGGAAAAGAATTCATAAGCGATACCTTATATCACAACAGTCATTCGGTGATATGAATGATAGCGTATTAGAATCAATAGAAGGTGTACGTGTTGCACGTGCTTATGTACAAGAAGATAAATTAAATAATGATTTTAAAGAAATGACAGAAAGTGTAGTAGAAAAATTTATGAGTGTGGAACGAATGGATGCATTCTTCCAACCCATTACAATAATTATTACAGCGATGAGCCAAGTGATTGGAATTGGCTACGGAGCATATTTAGTTAACACAGGAGAGATGACAATTGGTGGATTAATTTCATTTACAGTTTACTTGAATATGCTCGTTTGGCCAATGTTCTCAGTTGGTATTCTCATCAATATTATGCAAAGAGGGAATGCATCGATTGATCGTGTAAATGAGACGTTAAATGAAGTGGAAACAGTCGTTGATGTCGAAGATAAAAGTATTCCTTCACATGAAATAGGCATGAATGAAGTTGTGTTTAAATATCCTTCAAGTGAAACTGTAAATCTTAATAACATTAATATTTATTTAGATAAAGGTGAAACTTTAGGAATTGTTGGTGCGACTGGTTCTGGAAAAACAACGCTGATAAAGCAAATTTTAAAAGAGTATCCAACAGGTGAAGGTGAAATTATATTAGGAGATACAAATATAAATCTTATTTCTAAAAATGACTTAAGAGCGCTTATTGGTTATGTATCTCAAGAAAATATACTTTTCTCAAGAACGATAAAAGAAAATATTAAATTTGGAAAAGTAGATGCGACGGATGCTGAAATTAATGAAGCTATTAAGTTAGCACATTTTGACAAAGATATTGCACGTTTACCTAAAGGATTAGATACACTCGTAGGAGAAAAGGGAATAGCGATTTCCGGAGGTCAAAAGCAACGTATTGCGATAGCGAGAGCTTTAATTAAAAATCCTAAAATACTCATACTGGATGATGCATTATCAGCAGTAGATGCTAAAACAGAAAAACAAATTATTGAAAATATACAAGCTTTCAGACAAGGTAAAACAACTATTATTTCAACGCATCGACTTTCAGGCGTAAAACATGCAAATGAAATTGTGGTCATGGATCATGGTGAAATTATAGAACAAGGAACACACGAAGATTTATTAAATAGTAAAGGATGGTATAAATCTCAATTTGAACGTCAAAGATTGAAAGAGGTGTATAATCAGTGA
- a CDS encoding ABC transporter ATP-binding protein, with protein sequence MSVIKQLTPYVSKYKSKFIIGTIILVFAVLFELTGPLIAMYIIDHYVKTSAEQIIQLRPVLLLLSLFFAVSFIHAVLSYFQTIVLQRAGSDVIKELRIKLFKHVQQLPIKYFDNLPAGKVVARITNDTQMILELFTVILPNFLSAFITMAGVIIAIFFINVQIGFIALVTIPFVMLWLVWYKKVTGKYNYVIREKNSDMNALINESINGMNIIQAFKQEKQIMSDFDKMNDTYLNNYKKIIQFDSLTEHNLLGTIRSIIFLLLIVVFGTQFLNASVAISVGTLYILVNYITRLFDPLFGVLNVLGQLEQARVSCVRVFEMMNVEKEEIPKHLIKLPQKINGTVNFKDVSFAYKDDDYVLQNININVKQGQTIALVGHTGSGKSSIMNLLFRFYDPTHGTIEIDGIPTIQMDKRDMRKHMGIVLQDPYLYTGTILSNITLDDPRITREQAIASLNAVGGDRVLEHFTKGIDEPVIERGRTLSSGQRQIISFARALAFNPEILILDEATSSIDSETEAVIQKAMTVLSKDRTSFIIAHRLSTIKNADQIIVLDKGEIIEQGTHDELIQLEGQYHNMYQMQSLSLE encoded by the coding sequence GTGAGCGTAATTAAACAATTAACTCCATATGTGAGTAAATATAAAAGTAAATTTATAATTGGAACGATTATATTAGTTTTTGCAGTTCTATTTGAACTAACTGGCCCATTGATAGCAATGTATATTATTGATCATTATGTCAAAACTTCTGCTGAACAAATAATACAACTAAGACCTGTATTGTTGTTATTGAGTCTCTTTTTCGCGGTTTCATTCATACATGCAGTATTAAGTTACTTTCAAACGATTGTGTTACAGAGAGCTGGTTCTGATGTAATTAAAGAATTGAGAATTAAATTATTTAAACATGTGCAACAGCTACCAATTAAATATTTTGATAATTTACCAGCTGGGAAAGTAGTCGCAAGAATTACAAATGATACACAAATGATTTTAGAATTATTCACAGTGATTTTGCCAAACTTTTTATCTGCGTTTATAACTATGGCAGGTGTGATCATTGCGATATTCTTTATAAATGTGCAAATAGGATTTATTGCACTCGTTACAATACCATTTGTCATGCTTTGGTTGGTTTGGTATAAAAAAGTGACAGGTAAATATAATTATGTAATTAGAGAAAAAAACAGTGACATGAATGCATTAATAAACGAATCGATTAATGGTATGAATATCATTCAAGCATTTAAACAAGAAAAACAAATTATGAGTGATTTTGATAAAATGAATGACACGTATTTAAATAACTATAAAAAAATCATTCAATTTGACTCACTTACAGAACATAATTTATTAGGAACGATTAGAAGTATAATATTCTTGTTACTCATAGTTGTATTTGGAACACAATTCTTAAATGCTTCTGTAGCAATATCAGTCGGAACGTTATATATTCTTGTCAATTATATAACAAGATTATTTGATCCACTATTTGGTGTATTGAATGTATTAGGACAATTAGAACAAGCGAGAGTTTCTTGTGTTCGAGTATTTGAAATGATGAATGTTGAAAAAGAAGAAATTCCTAAACACCTTATTAAGTTACCTCAAAAAATAAATGGAACGGTTAATTTCAAAGATGTTTCATTTGCGTATAAAGATGACGACTATGTGTTGCAGAACATTAATATAAATGTGAAACAAGGACAAACAATTGCATTAGTAGGGCATACAGGTTCCGGTAAAAGTTCAATTATGAATTTATTATTTAGATTTTATGATCCTACTCATGGAACGATTGAAATAGATGGAATACCAACAATCCAAATGGATAAAAGAGATATGAGAAAACATATGGGCATTGTTTTACAAGATCCATATTTATATACAGGGACGATCTTATCTAACATTACTTTGGATGACCCGCGTATTACTAGAGAACAAGCAATTGCTAGTTTAAATGCTGTTGGTGGAGATCGTGTGTTAGAACACTTTACAAAAGGAATAGATGAGCCTGTCATTGAAAGAGGTAGAACATTAAGTTCAGGTCAACGACAAATTATTTCCTTTGCCAGAGCTTTAGCATTTAATCCGGAAATACTCATATTAGATGAAGCTACTTCAAGTATTGATTCTGAAACAGAAGCGGTCATACAAAAGGCAATGACAGTATTGTCTAAAGATCGTACATCATTTATCATTGCACATCGTCTTTCAACTATTAAAAATGCTGATCAAATCATTGTTCTTGATAAAGGTGAAATAATAGAACAAGGGACACATGATGAATTAATTCAGTTAGAAGGACAGTATCATAATATGTACCAGATGCAATCACTTTCATTAGAATAA
- a CDS encoding DUF4930 family protein, with protein sequence MRWLFRLIRNLLALVMIIILIVIVYKNVPAISELNPFDHSSDKNTESVAPQRANSTYTVEDNPLLQNVPLGQTKQAFKWISKSEFMDVSGLERMGYDDNYVAGQRGTEYILYKFGEPKMYVYQTEQDLLNDLQEMNSNIKLLPKTSY encoded by the coding sequence ATGAGATGGTTGTTTAGGTTGATTAGAAATTTACTTGCATTAGTGATGATCATCATTTTAATAGTGATTGTATATAAAAATGTACCAGCTATAAGTGAATTGAATCCATTCGATCACAGCTCTGATAAAAATACTGAGTCTGTAGCGCCACAAAGAGCTAATTCTACTTATACTGTTGAAGATAATCCATTATTACAAAACGTTCCACTTGGACAAACAAAACAAGCTTTTAAGTGGATAAGTAAAAGTGAATTTATGGATGTTTCTGGATTAGAACGTATGGGGTATGACGATAACTATGTTGCTGGTCAACGTGGTACGGAATATATTTTATATAAATTTGGTGAACCAAAGATGTATGTTTATCAAACCGAACAAGATTTATTAAACGATCTTCAAGAAATGAACTCTAATATTAAGCTATTACCAAAAACTTCATATTAA
- the mreC gene encoding rod shape-determining protein MreC has translation MSNFFKNNKLVFFLISMVLLIVIVGYSVRAQSASLSEQYASDTSSFGGRIVSYPVNVVSSFFSGVFTSDDDVNKLKEEVKSTDQIKADKSRLEKENKALKKELDMKDISQFNPISATVIGRSPDQWMNTIIIDKGKKSGFKENMAVITSEGLVGRIKKANQFSSQVELISTSVKTSKLSVDIQQDSENIFGMIDRYDEDKDLLVISDIDNKYNIQKGSKVVTNGLGDQLPKGILVGKVEKVENDEYGLSKVAYIKTSTNIKDLNHVYVAKRDPQTIPSSDESGEE, from the coding sequence TTGTCGAATTTTTTTAAAAATAATAAGTTAGTATTTTTTCTGATTTCAATGGTTTTATTGATTGTGATTGTTGGTTATTCTGTGAGAGCGCAATCTGCATCGCTTAGTGAACAATATGCAAGTGATACATCCTCGTTTGGAGGAAGAATCGTTTCATATCCGGTAAATGTAGTTTCTAGTTTCTTCTCTGGAGTATTTACTTCCGATGATGATGTAAATAAGTTGAAAGAAGAAGTAAAAAGCACAGATCAAATTAAAGCTGACAAATCTCGTTTAGAAAAAGAGAATAAAGCTTTGAAAAAAGAATTAGATATGAAAGATATTTCGCAATTTAATCCGATATCAGCAACTGTTATCGGTAGAAGTCCTGATCAATGGATGAATACAATCATTATTGATAAAGGTAAGAAAAGTGGATTCAAAGAAAATATGGCTGTTATTACAAGTGAAGGTTTAGTTGGTCGTATTAAAAAGGCGAACCAGTTTTCTTCACAAGTTGAATTGATTTCTACAAGTGTTAAAACAAGTAAGCTATCTGTCGATATACAACAGGATTCTGAAAATATTTTTGGTATGATTGATCGTTATGATGAGGATAAAGATTTACTTGTCATTAGTGATATCGATAACAAATATAATATTCAAAAGGGTTCTAAAGTTGTGACGAATGGTTTAGGTGACCAATTACCTAAAGGTATATTAGTAGGTAAAGTGGAAAAAGTAGAAAATGATGAGTATGGATTGTCTAAAGTGGCATACATAAAGACATCAACGAATATTAAAGATTTAAATCATGTTTATGTAGCTAAACGTGATCCTCAAACAATACCTTCATCAGATGAAAGTGGTGAGGAATAG
- the mreD gene encoding rod shape-determining protein MreD — protein MRFYVIPLIGVVLFYLDVLLTRLSPIHLFNETFIFVPRLTFLYLLIIAVYKNPKVAIVLAIVTGIFTDIYFGGIYGIYTFGYAIFVIMMDKLFKVFYRDILMMVILLISSVVLLEIWVMIFYGFLGMSSINLGQILFFRLIPTVIFNSICLVIIFPFILKLLERNTN, from the coding sequence GTGAGGTTTTATGTTATACCATTAATCGGTGTCGTACTATTCTATTTGGATGTGTTATTAACACGATTGTCACCCATCCATTTGTTTAATGAAACGTTCATTTTTGTACCGAGACTAACATTTTTATATTTATTGATTATTGCTGTGTATAAAAATCCTAAAGTGGCCATTGTACTAGCAATAGTTACCGGTATATTTACTGATATTTATTTCGGAGGTATATATGGCATATATACATTTGGCTATGCCATCTTCGTAATCATGATGGATAAATTATTTAAAGTATTCTATAGAGATATTTTAATGATGGTTATCTTACTTATCAGTTCAGTTGTGTTGTTAGAGATATGGGTAATGATTTTTTATGGGTTCTTGGGAATGAGTTCTATTAACTTAGGACAGATATTATTCTTTAGACTCATACCAACTGTTATATTTAATTCAATTTGTTTAGTTATTATTTTCCCATTCATTCTAAAATTACTAGAAAGAAACACAAATTAG
- the rplU gene encoding 50S ribosomal protein L21, protein MFAIIETGGKQVKVEEGQTVWVEKLDVNEGDSFTFDQVLFVGGDSVKVGSPVVEGATVTAKVEKQGRGKKITVFKYKAKKNYKRKQGHRQPYTKLTIEKINA, encoded by the coding sequence ATGTTTGCTATAATTGAAACTGGCGGAAAGCAAGTTAAAGTAGAAGAAGGTCAAACAGTTTGGGTTGAGAAATTAGACGTAAACGAAGGTGATTCATTCACTTTTGACCAAGTATTATTTGTAGGTGGAGATTCAGTTAAAGTAGGATCACCAGTTGTTGAGGGTGCTACTGTTACTGCTAAAGTTGAAAAACAAGGACGCGGTAAAAAAATCACTGTATTCAAATACAAAGCTAAGAAAAACTACAAGCGTAAACAAGGTCATCGTCAACCTTACACTAAATTAACTATCGAAAAAATCAACGCATAA
- a CDS encoding ribosomal-processing cysteine protease Prp, with translation MINVDITLNQEGQVTDVEMSGHADSGEYGKDLVCAGASAVVFGSANAIIGLTDETPDIDYSDDGGYFHIRSVNLDNEQAQTLLQGLIISLKTIEEEYGQYIKLNYK, from the coding sequence ATGATTAACGTTGATATTACTTTGAATCAAGAAGGGCAAGTCACAGATGTAGAAATGTCTGGACATGCCGATTCAGGTGAATATGGTAAAGATTTAGTCTGTGCCGGGGCATCTGCAGTAGTCTTTGGCTCTGCAAATGCAATCATTGGTTTAACTGATGAAACTCCTGACATTGATTACAGTGACGATGGTGGATATTTTCATATACGTAGTGTAAACTTAGATAATGAACAAGCGCAAACGTTATTACAAGGGCTCATCATTTCTTTGAAGACTATCGAAGAAGAATATGGCCAATATATTAAACTAAATTACAAGTGA
- the rpmA gene encoding 50S ribosomal protein L27 has translation MLKLNLQFFASKKGVGSTKNGRDSESKRLGAKRADGQYVSGGSILYRQRGTKVFAGENVGRGGDDTLFAKIDGVVKFERFGRDKKKVSVYAAAE, from the coding sequence ATGTTAAAATTAAACTTACAATTTTTCGCATCGAAAAAAGGGGTAGGTTCTACAAAGAACGGTCGTGACTCTGAATCAAAACGTTTAGGTGCTAAACGTGCTGACGGTCAATACGTTTCAGGTGGTTCTATCCTTTATCGTCAACGTGGAACTAAAGTTTTCGCTGGTGAAAACGTAGGTCGCGGTGGTGACGATACATTGTTCGCTAAAATCGACGGCGTTGTTAAATTCGAACGTTTTGGTCGTGACAAAAAGAAAGTATCTGTATATGCAGCTGCTGAATAA
- a CDS encoding Spo0B domain-containing protein, with protein MNNLNVYLKSRHDFVNQFQLLYTYKQLGKEDEVSALIEEMYADLKQEQLFLNAPCRKFVQAVFEHKIEISGSKWTFEIEWSSKDYYQTNLKLSDDVLYRIYQILKTEIENQNDDKHVKLALAVEQEYVILGVNLTGYSIDELKLNRIFKGYHYDIVTHDNKEKEIEFLININELEV; from the coding sequence ATGAATAATTTAAATGTGTATTTAAAGTCGAGACATGATTTTGTGAACCAATTCCAATTGTTATATACATATAAACAGTTAGGTAAAGAAGATGAAGTCAGTGCTTTAATTGAAGAAATGTATGCGGATTTGAAACAAGAACAATTATTTTTGAATGCGCCTTGTAGAAAATTTGTACAAGCGGTTTTTGAACACAAAATAGAAATATCAGGCTCTAAATGGACATTTGAAATTGAGTGGTCATCCAAAGATTATTATCAAACAAATCTTAAATTGTCAGATGACGTACTATATCGCATTTATCAAATTTTGAAAACAGAAATCGAGAATCAAAATGACGATAAGCATGTTAAACTAGCTTTAGCGGTTGAACAAGAATATGTCATTTTGGGCGTTAATTTAACTGGTTATTCAATAGATGAATTGAAGTTAAATCGAATTTTCAAAGGGTATCATTATGATATAGTCACACATGATAATAAAGAGAAAGAAATAGAATTTTTAATTAATATAAATGAATTAGAGGTGTAA
- the obgE gene encoding GTPase ObgE, whose protein sequence is MFIDQVKISLKAGDGGNGLVAFRREKYVPFGGPAGGDGGKGASVVFEVDEGLRTLLDFRFQRKFKAEKGENGQSSNMHGRGSNDLVLKVPPGTIIKNAENEEVLADLVENGQRATVAKGGRGGRGNSRFASPSNPAPDFCENGEPGEELEVMLELKLMADVGLVGYPSVGKSTLLSIVSKAKPKIGAYHFTTIKPNLGVVQTNDGRGFVMADLPGLIEGASEGIGLGHQFLKHIERTRVIVHIIDMSGLEGRDPYEDYVTINQELKSYNENLSRRPQIVVANKMDLPDSETQLDMFKEQLEEEVKIIPISTVTRKNVDQLMYEIADLLDATEGMDFDSVEEETGVHRVVYKHEKARDHFVITRDDDGAYVVSGDSIERLFKMTDFNRDAAVRRFARQMRSMGIDDALRERGASNGDIVRILGGEFEFVE, encoded by the coding sequence ATGTTTATAGATCAGGTCAAGATATCATTGAAAGCTGGTGATGGCGGTAACGGTTTAGTTGCTTTTCGTCGTGAAAAGTATGTTCCATTTGGTGGTCCAGCAGGTGGAGACGGTGGTAAAGGTGCATCAGTAGTGTTTGAGGTAGATGAAGGTTTACGTACACTATTAGATTTCAGATTCCAACGTAAATTTAAAGCTGAAAAAGGTGAAAATGGACAAAGTAGTAATATGCACGGTAGAGGTTCAAACGATTTAGTATTAAAAGTACCACCTGGTACAATTATTAAAAATGCTGAAAATGAAGAAGTTTTAGCAGATTTAGTAGAAAATGGACAACGAGCTACAGTAGCAAAAGGTGGCCGTGGTGGTCGTGGTAACTCAAGATTCGCATCACCAAGTAACCCAGCACCAGATTTTTGTGAAAATGGTGAACCAGGTGAAGAATTAGAAGTTATGCTTGAATTGAAATTGATGGCGGATGTTGGATTAGTAGGTTATCCAAGTGTTGGGAAGTCTACATTATTATCAATCGTTTCTAAAGCTAAGCCGAAAATTGGGGCATATCATTTCACTACAATTAAACCTAATTTAGGTGTCGTTCAAACAAATGACGGTAGAGGATTTGTTATGGCCGATTTACCAGGTTTGATTGAAGGTGCTTCAGAAGGCATTGGTTTAGGTCATCAATTCTTAAAACATATCGAGAGAACGAGAGTAATTGTTCATATCATTGATATGAGTGGATTAGAAGGAAGAGACCCTTATGAGGATTATGTTACAATTAATCAAGAATTAAAATCATATAACGAAAATCTTTCAAGAAGACCACAAATTGTTGTTGCGAATAAAATGGATTTACCAGATTCAGAAACACAATTAGATATGTTTAAAGAACAATTAGAAGAAGAAGTAAAAATTATTCCTATCAGTACTGTAACTCGTAAAAATGTAGACCAATTAATGTATGAAATTGCAGATTTATTAGATGCAACAGAAGGAATGGATTTTGATAGTGTAGAAGAAGAAACTGGTGTTCACCGTGTAGTTTATAAACATGAAAAAGCAAGAGATCACTTTGTTATTACAAGAGATGATGACGGAGCTTACGTTGTCTCAGGTGACTCTATTGAGCGATTATTCAAGATGACTGACTTTAATCGTGATGCAGCAGTAAGAAGATTTGCAAGACAAATGCGTTCAATGGGTATCGATGATGCTTTAAGAGAACGTGGTGCATCTAACGGTGATATCGTTAGAATTCTAGGTGGAGAATTTGAATTTGTCGAATAG
- a CDS encoding ACT domain-containing protein: protein MKKSNESTKRFYLIREDVLPESVQKTIKVKDALLKDSNLTIYDAVKTFNLSRSAFYKYKDTIFPIDRLEAETRNLTLILYVHDEVGMLATVLNKIAEVNGSVLTIHQSLPMKDRATITISLNAANIDLTLEELMDAIKESPFVDEVEIIGMSM from the coding sequence TTGAAAAAATCAAATGAATCAACAAAAAGGTTTTATTTAATTAGAGAAGATGTATTACCAGAATCTGTTCAAAAAACAATTAAAGTTAAAGATGCATTATTAAAAGATAGCAATCTTACAATTTATGATGCCGTTAAAACTTTCAATTTATCCAGAAGTGCATTTTACAAATATAAAGATACAATATTTCCAATAGATAGATTAGAAGCAGAAACACGAAATTTAACATTGATTTTATATGTTCATGATGAAGTGGGAATGCTTGCGACAGTATTAAACAAAATCGCTGAGGTAAATGGTTCAGTGTTAACGATACATCAAAGTTTACCAATGAAAGATCGAGCGACAATAACAATTTCGTTAAATGCTGCAAATATTGATCTAACATTAGAAGAATTAATGGATGCTATAAAAGAAAGTCCATTTGTAGACGAAGTTGAAATAATCGGAATGAGTATGTAA